In Persicimonas caeni, a single window of DNA contains:
- a CDS encoding LOG family protein, whose protein sequence is MKTICIFCGSSPGNDPVYAQAAQLTGATLAREGFRVVYGGGSVGLMGEVADAALAEGGEVIGVIPTGLNDKERAHSGLTELHVVGSMHERKAMMADLADGFMALPGGMGTLEEFAEIFTWAQLGIHKKPCGLLNVEGYFDPLISYFDHAVAEGFLWEDHRRIILSGDSPDDLIAQLRAYDPPAVKQWIDESET, encoded by the coding sequence ATGAAAACCATCTGCATCTTCTGTGGCTCATCTCCCGGCAACGATCCCGTCTATGCGCAGGCCGCCCAATTGACCGGCGCGACGCTCGCACGCGAAGGGTTCCGAGTGGTCTACGGCGGCGGCAGTGTCGGGTTGATGGGCGAGGTGGCCGACGCCGCGCTCGCCGAAGGCGGCGAGGTCATCGGCGTGATCCCGACGGGGCTCAACGACAAGGAGCGCGCCCACAGCGGGTTGACCGAGCTGCATGTGGTCGGCTCGATGCACGAGCGAAAGGCGATGATGGCCGACCTGGCCGACGGCTTCATGGCGCTGCCCGGCGGAATGGGCACCCTCGAGGAGTTCGCCGAGATCTTTACCTGGGCGCAGCTCGGCATCCATAAAAAGCCGTGCGGCCTGCTCAACGTCGAGGGCTATTTCGACCCGCTGATCTCGTATTTCGACCACGCTGTGGCCGAGGGCTTTTTGTGGGAGGATCACCGCCGGATCATCCTGAGTGGCGACTCGCCGGACGATCTCATCGCCCAGTTGCGCGCCTACGACCCCCCGGCGGTCAAGCAGTGGATCGACGAGAGCGAGACCTGA
- a CDS encoding energy transducer TonB: MNLKGAIVVSALLHVALLGYAHTVEVPEEVEAQSTAFRELASVQMKVVLPDEVSEDGSEDPAEGVPDPVEPEPEEEPEPEPEPEPEEEPEPEPEPEPEPEPEPEPEEEPEPEEKPEPETELKSVVTDKTEDSDSPVETDSEAEATAKARASTAPVDSGDGKGTARADQTAEKGVGSASKQSGPRGIRKGTGVDHKKLNQRYGLILHRHISKAKSYPRFARKAGLEGRVLVKITVDRSGRILAVKVYKSSGHTVLDESTVDTIRNLERFPVPPQELTWQQKTFVLPVSYKLG, encoded by the coding sequence ATGAATCTCAAAGGTGCCATTGTGGTCTCCGCGCTATTGCACGTCGCCCTGCTGGGCTACGCGCATACCGTGGAGGTACCCGAAGAGGTCGAGGCCCAATCGACCGCATTTCGGGAGCTGGCGTCTGTGCAGATGAAGGTCGTGCTCCCCGACGAGGTGTCGGAGGATGGAAGCGAGGACCCGGCAGAAGGCGTCCCGGATCCCGTGGAGCCGGAGCCTGAAGAAGAGCCGGAGCCCGAGCCCGAACCGGAGCCTGAAGAAGAGCCGGAGCCCGAACCCGAGCCCGAACCGGAACCCGAGCCCGAGCCGGAGCCCGAAGAAGAACCCGAGCCGGAAGAAAAGCCCGAGCCCGAAACAGAGCTGAAATCGGTGGTCACCGACAAGACCGAGGACTCCGACAGCCCCGTCGAGACCGACTCTGAGGCCGAGGCGACCGCCAAAGCCCGAGCGTCGACCGCGCCGGTCGATTCGGGCGACGGCAAGGGCACTGCCCGCGCCGACCAGACCGCCGAGAAGGGCGTGGGCAGCGCCTCCAAGCAGTCGGGCCCGCGCGGCATCCGCAAAGGCACCGGCGTCGACCACAAAAAGCTCAACCAGCGATACGGCCTCATCCTGCACCGCCACATCAGCAAGGCCAAGTCCTACCCGCGCTTTGCGCGCAAAGCAGGTCTGGAGGGGCGCGTGCTGGTCAAGATCACCGTCGACCGCTCCGGTCGCATCTTGGCGGTGAAGGTCTATAAATCATCCGGCCACACCGTCCTCGACGAGAGCACCGTCGATACCATCCGCAACCTCGAGCGCTTTCCCGTGCCGCCCCAAGAACTCACCTGGCAGCAGAAGACGTTCGTCTTGCCGGTGAGCTACAAGTTGGGGTGA
- a CDS encoding vWA domain-containing protein, which yields MGPTQFAKRALIALSASLMLAACGDIESTGGDYAYAPDHNGSPNYNNSQSYADAGTSEQADPDYQEGENYEEWEENDFVDTATENTSTFSIDVDNASYTLMRRDIRNGYLPAAEGVRPEEYINFFSYDYVQPAGEDPFSINMEIAPSKFGAEDHKLLRIGLQGEEIPVEDLKPTNLVFLIDVSGSMQSSHKLPMVKESLYTLLDHLRPSDSVGIVVYAGADGVVLEPTEVQNRAQIQSAIENLSAGGSTNGEAGIVSAYKMAEQAKIEGGNNRVIILTDGDFNVGKTGDDLVQLVRDYRDKHISLTCVGYGMGNYNDATMEWLARDGNGNYFYVDSEQEAQRIFGDNLPSTLEVIASDVKIQVEFDQTSVARYRLVGYENRVMANEDFDDDTKDAGEIGPGHTVTALYEIELSPDAAASTNNLATVRMRYKPQYGDESKLLQRGIKMSQVKDTFEGASDSFRFAAAVAEYAEILRESKHSEGARYDDVLSIAQGANPGADPQKTEFVDLVGMAKTIASN from the coding sequence ATGGGCCCCACACAATTCGCAAAACGCGCCTTAATCGCACTCAGTGCCTCACTCATGCTCGCCGCCTGCGGCGATATCGAGAGCACCGGCGGAGATTATGCCTATGCCCCCGATCACAACGGCTCGCCGAACTACAACAACTCGCAGAGCTACGCCGACGCGGGCACGAGCGAGCAGGCCGATCCCGACTATCAAGAGGGCGAGAATTACGAGGAGTGGGAGGAGAACGACTTCGTCGACACCGCCACCGAGAACACCTCGACGTTCTCCATCGACGTCGACAACGCCTCCTACACCCTGATGCGCCGCGACATCCGCAACGGGTATCTTCCGGCGGCCGAAGGGGTGCGTCCCGAGGAGTATATCAACTTCTTCAGCTACGATTATGTGCAGCCGGCGGGTGAAGATCCGTTCTCTATCAACATGGAGATCGCGCCCAGCAAATTCGGCGCGGAGGACCACAAGCTGCTGCGCATCGGCCTGCAGGGCGAGGAGATCCCGGTCGAGGACCTCAAGCCGACCAACCTGGTCTTCCTGATCGACGTCTCCGGCTCGATGCAGAGCTCGCACAAGCTGCCGATGGTCAAAGAGTCGCTCTACACGCTGCTCGACCACCTGCGCCCGTCCGACTCGGTGGGCATCGTGGTCTACGCCGGCGCCGATGGGGTCGTCCTCGAACCGACCGAGGTGCAAAACCGCGCCCAGATCCAGTCGGCCATCGAGAACCTGTCGGCCGGCGGGTCGACCAACGGCGAGGCGGGCATCGTGTCGGCCTATAAGATGGCTGAGCAGGCCAAGATCGAGGGCGGCAACAACCGCGTGATCATCCTGACCGACGGCGACTTCAACGTGGGCAAGACCGGCGACGACCTCGTCCAGCTCGTGCGCGACTACCGCGACAAGCACATCAGCCTGACCTGCGTGGGCTACGGCATGGGCAACTACAACGACGCGACCATGGAGTGGTTGGCCCGCGACGGCAACGGCAACTACTTCTACGTCGACAGCGAGCAGGAGGCCCAACGCATCTTCGGCGACAACCTGCCGTCGACCCTCGAGGTCATCGCCTCCGACGTCAAAATTCAGGTCGAGTTCGACCAGACCAGCGTCGCGCGCTACCGCCTGGTCGGCTACGAGAACCGCGTGATGGCCAACGAAGACTTCGACGACGACACCAAAGACGCCGGCGAGATTGGCCCGGGCCACACGGTCACCGCGCTGTACGAAATCGAGCTGAGCCCCGACGCGGCCGCCTCGACCAACAACTTGGCGACGGTGCGCATGCGCTACAAACCCCAGTACGGCGACGAAAGCAAGCTCTTGCAGCGCGGCATCAAGATGTCGCAGGTCAAAGACACCTTCGAAGGCGCCAGCGACAGCTTCCGCTTCGCCGCCGCCGTGGCCGAGTACGCCGAAATCCTGCGCGAGAGCAAGCACTCCGAAGGCGCACGCTACGACGATGTCCTCTCCATCGCCCAGGGCGCCAACCCCGGTGCCGACCCGCAGAAGACCGAATTCGTCGACCTGGTCGGCATGGCCAAGACGATCGCTTCGAACTGA
- a CDS encoding HD domain-containing protein, whose amino-acid sequence MNKKTFRDAIAPLIDRPWVAPTVDFLADELGDSGSHDFGHILRVLRNAARIRDGEAERGATVDWEALSAAAILHDVVDLPKDHPERHLASTKSADAAVEHYKSLEALAGRLDAVHHAIRAHSFSAGVPAESLEAQILCDADRLEAIGAFGIARVFYVNGELQRKICDMADPFADTRELDDLEYAVDHFYKKLLKLKERFYTPTGRQLAAKRHEFMETYLDQLADEVT is encoded by the coding sequence ATGAACAAAAAAACCTTCCGCGACGCCATCGCTCCCCTGATTGATCGCCCCTGGGTGGCGCCTACGGTCGACTTTTTGGCCGATGAATTGGGCGACTCGGGCAGCCACGACTTCGGCCACATCCTGCGCGTGCTGCGAAACGCCGCGCGTATCCGCGACGGTGAGGCCGAACGAGGCGCCACGGTCGACTGGGAGGCATTGAGCGCCGCGGCGATCCTGCACGACGTGGTCGACCTCCCCAAGGACCACCCCGAGCGCCACCTCGCGTCGACCAAGTCGGCCGACGCGGCCGTCGAGCACTACAAATCGCTCGAGGCCCTCGCAGGACGCCTCGACGCAGTTCACCACGCCATCCGGGCGCATAGCTTCTCGGCCGGCGTTCCCGCCGAGTCGCTCGAGGCCCAAATTCTGTGTGATGCCGACCGCCTCGAGGCGATCGGGGCCTTTGGAATCGCGCGCGTCTTTTACGTGAACGGAGAGCTGCAGCGAAAGATCTGCGACATGGCCGATCCGTTCGCCGACACACGCGAGCTCGACGACTTGGAGTACGCCGTCGACCACTTCTACAAAAAGTTGTTGAAACTAAAGGAGCGCTTCTACACGCCGACAGGTCGGCAACTCGCCGCCAAGCGCCACGAGTTTATGGAGACCTACCTGGATCAGTTGGCCGACGAGGTCACTTGA
- a CDS encoding DUF962 domain-containing protein yields MSDEKFESFDEFWPYYLAEHSDPTNRLLHAVGTSAALVCAAAGVFKKNPKLLALAPVLGYAPAWIGHFLIEKNRPATFKHPLWSLRGDFKMLRLILGDEIDEEMLRLIAEGKTTPKMLEELAAAE; encoded by the coding sequence ATGTCCGACGAGAAATTCGAAAGCTTCGACGAGTTCTGGCCGTACTATTTGGCCGAGCACAGTGATCCCACCAACCGCTTGTTGCACGCCGTGGGCACATCGGCGGCGCTGGTATGTGCGGCGGCCGGGGTGTTCAAAAAGAACCCCAAGCTGCTCGCCCTGGCACCGGTGCTCGGATACGCGCCGGCGTGGATCGGCCACTTTCTCATCGAGAAGAACCGTCCGGCGACCTTCAAGCACCCGTTGTGGTCGCTTCGAGGGGATTTCAAGATGCTGCGTCTGATCTTGGGCGACGAGATCGACGAGGAGATGCTGCGTCTCATCGCCGAGGGCAAGACCACCCCCAAGATGCTCGAGGAGCTTGCGGCCGCCGAGTAA
- a CDS encoding response regulator — translation MAELGADGSNGLRVLVVDDNVDIADALAALLDLQGCQVRVAHHGEAGLEEALDFEPEVIFLDIGLPGMDGYEVARQLRSHSLGDHTTLVALTGYGQASDRQKAVEAGFDHHLVKPARLDQIRQILDQA, via the coding sequence ATGGCAGAGTTAGGAGCAGATGGAAGCAACGGGCTGCGGGTATTGGTGGTTGACGACAACGTCGACATCGCCGACGCCTTAGCTGCGCTGCTCGATCTACAGGGGTGTCAGGTAAGGGTGGCGCATCACGGCGAGGCCGGCCTCGAAGAGGCGCTCGACTTCGAGCCCGAGGTTATCTTTTTGGACATCGGCCTGCCGGGCATGGATGGCTACGAAGTCGCCCGCCAACTGCGAAGTCACAGTTTGGGAGATCACACCACTCTCGTCGCGCTGACCGGCTACGGACAGGCCTCGGACCGTCAAAAGGCTGTCGAGGCCGGCTTCGACCATCACCTCGTCAAGCCCGCGCGCCTCGACCAAATCCGCCAGATCCTCGACCAAGCCTGA
- a CDS encoding phosphotransferase family protein, translating to MTHIDQPKDVRSGEELDTDALRTWLDQEVPELSGDIAVKQFPSGHSNLTYMLQVDGKEVVLRRPPFGAEKIAKGHDMSREYTILSHLDGVFDKIPDPIAYCDDAEVIGAPFYLMERVEGVILRGAKPKVDGLDEQTMRGLSEAFVDTLAEVHAIDLEAAGLEDFGKPEGYVERQVTGWIGRYKRAQTDEIPAMDRAGEWLEANMPAEVGASIIHNDFKYDNLVLDPDDLTKVRAILDWEMATVGDPLMDLGTSLAYWVEPDDPDVIKAMSFGPTVMPGNFTRRELVDRYAEKSGLPVDDIVFYFVYGLYKVAVIGQQIYFRFKEGDTDDPRFAMLIHAVKALGDVAQKAIDEGKIEGLG from the coding sequence ATGACCCACATCGACCAACCCAAAGACGTCCGCTCCGGCGAGGAGCTCGACACCGACGCGTTGCGCACCTGGCTCGACCAGGAAGTCCCCGAGCTGTCCGGCGATATCGCCGTCAAGCAGTTCCCGTCGGGCCACTCGAACCTGACGTATATGCTGCAGGTCGATGGCAAGGAAGTCGTGCTCCGACGTCCGCCCTTTGGCGCCGAGAAGATCGCCAAGGGCCACGACATGAGCCGCGAGTACACCATCTTGAGCCACCTCGATGGGGTGTTCGACAAGATCCCCGACCCCATCGCCTACTGCGACGACGCCGAGGTGATCGGCGCGCCGTTCTACCTGATGGAGCGTGTCGAGGGGGTGATCTTGCGCGGCGCCAAGCCCAAGGTCGACGGCCTCGACGAGCAGACGATGCGCGGGCTCTCCGAGGCGTTCGTCGACACGCTCGCCGAGGTGCACGCCATCGACCTCGAGGCCGCCGGGCTGGAAGACTTCGGTAAGCCCGAAGGCTACGTCGAGCGCCAGGTCACCGGCTGGATCGGCCGCTACAAGCGCGCCCAGACCGACGAGATCCCCGCCATGGACCGCGCCGGCGAGTGGCTCGAGGCGAATATGCCCGCCGAGGTGGGCGCCTCGATCATCCACAACGACTTCAAATACGACAACCTGGTCCTCGATCCCGACGATCTCACCAAGGTGCGCGCCATCCTCGACTGGGAGATGGCCACGGTGGGCGACCCGCTCATGGATCTGGGCACGAGCCTGGCCTACTGGGTCGAGCCCGACGACCCCGACGTCATCAAGGCGATGAGCTTCGGCCCCACGGTGATGCCGGGCAACTTCACCCGCCGCGAGCTCGTCGATCGCTACGCCGAAAAGAGCGGCCTGCCGGTCGACGACATCGTCTTCTACTTCGTCTACGGCCTCTATAAAGTCGCGGTCATCGGCCAGCAGATTTACTTCCGCTTCAAGGAGGGCGACACCGACGACCCGCGCTTTGCGATGTTGATCCACGCGGTCAAGGCGTTGGGCGACGTGGCGCAGAAGGCGATTGATGAGGGAAAGATCGAGGGGTTGGGGTAG
- a CDS encoding 2-phosphosulfolactate phosphatase — MTQPTIAIFQGHTPELPDADVNVVIDVIRAFTTTHVAFLHGATEVLLAGEVDEAFALKEEHPDYVLAGERDAIKIEGFDLGNSPFDCAGCELDGHGMILSTTNGVRATLHAMQHGRDGHDGVVLVTGYTNAQQTADHIHALVERGEASRINLVASNPTGDDDLACAEFIRDRILGHGEIDHDEVVRRIRACESAQKFIDPTREKFDRRDIEMAMVPRGSNFVMLVLERNGQPVVEKEDF; from the coding sequence ATGACCCAACCCACCATCGCCATCTTCCAGGGCCACACGCCCGAGCTGCCCGACGCCGACGTCAACGTGGTCATCGACGTCATCCGGGCGTTTACGACGACCCACGTCGCCTTTTTGCACGGCGCCACCGAGGTGCTGCTCGCCGGGGAGGTTGACGAGGCGTTTGCGCTCAAAGAAGAGCACCCCGACTACGTGCTCGCCGGCGAGCGCGACGCCATCAAGATCGAGGGCTTCGACTTGGGCAACTCGCCGTTCGACTGTGCCGGGTGCGAACTCGACGGCCACGGCATGATCTTGAGCACGACCAACGGGGTACGCGCGACGTTGCACGCGATGCAGCATGGGCGAGACGGGCACGACGGTGTCGTGCTCGTGACCGGCTACACCAACGCCCAGCAGACCGCCGACCATATCCACGCGCTCGTCGAGCGCGGCGAGGCGAGTCGGATCAACTTGGTCGCCTCCAACCCCACCGGCGACGACGACCTTGCCTGCGCCGAGTTCATCCGCGACCGCATCCTGGGCCACGGCGAGATCGACCACGACGAAGTCGTGCGCCGCATCCGTGCGTGCGAGTCGGCCCAGAAATTCATCGATCCCACACGTGAAAAATTCGACCGACGCGACATCGAAATGGCGATGGTGCCGCGCGGGTCGAATTTCGTGATGCTCGTCTTAGAGCGCAATGGGCAGCCTGTCGTCGAGAAAGAGGACTTTTGA
- a CDS encoding ATP-binding protein has translation METEKWAHLLERAGTDTFVGRQRERHSFERFLRDEDCHLLHVTGPAGIGKTALLHEFCRYAREHGWKILWLDAAAIETVASKLEEGLAPALQAAEDEDLLIAVDEFDHWQALHRWMRQDLLRRLPSSVHMVTAARSPLDDAWLTAPGWEKIVDSFTLSELSDRESLELLEVRGVGEQQRAAVAQFAQGHPLALTVAADVVSRHPDREFSCEAAVDDLRLLLRRLLSEAPSRAHRQAMKLASLVRRTTEPLLADVLDVDDASELLRWLAERPFFSHDERGFSPHDSIRRLLNDEMRLFEERQRERMLRRAMSYFFDQAESSSGEAYEQAIIDLGYLLRDDIFNEWAPVEAMRYYTDTPTEAEFDQCVQTVCRFEGEEAAKLARHWQQEQSEGLVAVRDAEEACVGFCHFLDFDRMGPDASRIDPAIAIVEDYLDEAPLREGETARICRFWMATDTYQDWSGAQTRMFVHIFHRIAASAGVAVGLTVHAHPKKWVTRPENRLEPLGQFELDETPFVVFAQDWRKIDRTDWLRDMVYGLMGAPPRQENTPTPTLLSRENFKTAVKQALKHFHRGDRLKCNPMLETPLVLAHCDDASRPENLVETLRELLEEACHSLGETGGDKRHVEVLDRTYLQSNPKKQKAIAEELGMAYSTLRYHLGQAVDRVVDHLWTAEQELIDV, from the coding sequence ATGGAGACGGAAAAGTGGGCCCACCTACTCGAGCGCGCCGGTACCGACACATTTGTCGGACGCCAGCGTGAACGCCACAGCTTCGAGCGTTTTTTGCGCGACGAGGACTGCCACCTGCTGCACGTCACCGGGCCTGCCGGAATAGGCAAGACCGCGCTGTTGCACGAGTTCTGCCGATACGCGCGCGAACACGGGTGGAAGATTCTGTGGCTCGACGCCGCTGCCATCGAGACCGTAGCCTCGAAGCTCGAAGAGGGGCTGGCCCCCGCGCTCCAGGCGGCAGAGGACGAAGACTTACTGATCGCCGTCGACGAGTTCGACCACTGGCAAGCTCTGCACCGATGGATGCGCCAAGACTTGCTGCGGCGCCTCCCCTCCTCGGTGCACATGGTCACGGCCGCCCGCTCCCCGCTGGACGACGCTTGGTTGACGGCTCCCGGGTGGGAGAAGATCGTCGACTCGTTTACGCTCTCCGAGCTCAGCGATCGCGAGAGTCTCGAGCTGCTCGAGGTGCGGGGCGTTGGTGAACAACAGCGTGCTGCGGTCGCCCAATTTGCCCAAGGCCATCCCCTGGCGCTGACCGTGGCCGCCGACGTGGTCAGCCGTCACCCCGACCGAGAGTTCAGCTGCGAGGCGGCCGTCGATGATCTGCGACTCTTGCTTCGCCGTCTGTTGAGCGAGGCCCCTTCGCGGGCCCACCGCCAGGCGATGAAGCTGGCCAGCTTGGTCCGTCGGACCACCGAGCCACTGCTCGCCGACGTCCTCGATGTCGACGACGCCTCCGAGTTGTTGCGCTGGCTGGCCGAGCGGCCCTTTTTCTCCCACGACGAGCGCGGATTTTCCCCCCACGACTCCATCCGCCGGTTGCTCAACGACGAGATGCGACTGTTCGAAGAGCGTCAGCGCGAGCGGATGCTGCGCCGCGCCATGAGTTACTTTTTCGACCAAGCGGAGTCGTCCTCCGGTGAGGCTTACGAGCAGGCGATCATCGATCTGGGCTATTTGTTACGCGACGACATCTTCAACGAATGGGCTCCCGTCGAGGCGATGCGCTACTACACCGACACGCCCACGGAGGCCGAATTCGACCAGTGCGTGCAGACCGTGTGTCGCTTCGAGGGCGAAGAGGCGGCCAAACTCGCCCGGCACTGGCAACAAGAGCAATCCGAGGGGCTTGTCGCCGTGCGCGATGCCGAAGAAGCGTGCGTAGGCTTTTGTCACTTTCTCGATTTCGATCGCATGGGCCCAGATGCCTCCCGGATCGACCCGGCGATCGCCATTGTCGAGGACTATTTGGACGAAGCGCCCCTTCGCGAAGGCGAGACGGCCCGAATCTGCCGGTTCTGGATGGCGACCGACACCTATCAAGACTGGAGCGGTGCACAGACGCGTATGTTCGTGCATATCTTCCACCGCATCGCGGCCAGCGCCGGAGTCGCGGTCGGACTCACCGTTCATGCCCACCCCAAAAAGTGGGTCACCCGCCCCGAGAACCGCTTGGAGCCTCTGGGCCAGTTCGAGCTCGACGAGACCCCCTTTGTGGTGTTCGCCCAGGACTGGCGAAAAATCGACCGCACCGACTGGCTGCGTGACATGGTCTACGGACTGATGGGCGCGCCGCCCCGGCAAGAGAATACGCCCACGCCCACCTTGCTATCCCGCGAGAACTTCAAGACCGCGGTCAAGCAAGCGCTCAAGCACTTTCATCGTGGCGACCGACTCAAGTGCAACCCGATGCTCGAAACGCCGTTGGTCCTCGCCCACTGTGATGATGCTTCACGCCCCGAGAACCTCGTCGAGACACTGCGCGAGCTTCTCGAAGAGGCGTGCCACTCGCTGGGCGAGACCGGCGGCGACAAACGCCACGTCGAAGTCCTCGATCGCACCTACCTGCAGAGCAACCCCAAAAAGCAGAAGGCCATCGCCGAAGAACTCGGGATGGCCTACAGCACGCTTCGCTACCACCTGGGCCAGGCGGTCGACCGCGTCGTCGATCACCTATGGACAGCCGAACAGGAACTCATCGACGTCTAA
- a CDS encoding acyl-CoA dehydrogenase family protein, giving the protein MDFGIDDQQRKRLDTIAEFVREELEPLESEFVGKSFRALVPTLEEKRKKVKDLGLWAPHLPEEHGGLGLSLVDFGMIAEELGRSPVGHYVFNCQAPDAGNMEILIEHATDEQRAKYLDPLVRGEIRSCFSMTEPEYAGANPTQMGTTAVKDGDEYVINGRKWFTSSADGASFAVVMAVTNPEAESRYMKASQILVPTDTPGFNLVRNISVMGEPGDDYASHAEIVYDDCRVPIDNRLGPEGAGFMIAQQRLGPGRIHHCMRWIGICERAFELMVERAATRELYPGTMLGDKQMVQAKIADSRAEIDAARMLVLRTAWEIERSGQKAARIQISAIKFYVANVLQNVLDRAIQVHGGLGVTDDTPLAYWFRHERAARIYDGPDEVHKSQVAKKELAKYREDK; this is encoded by the coding sequence GTGGATTTTGGGATCGATGATCAGCAGCGAAAGAGGCTCGATACGATCGCCGAATTCGTGCGCGAGGAGCTCGAGCCGCTCGAGTCGGAGTTTGTCGGCAAGTCGTTTCGTGCGTTGGTGCCGACGCTCGAAGAGAAGCGAAAGAAGGTCAAAGATCTGGGGCTGTGGGCGCCACACCTGCCCGAGGAACACGGCGGCCTGGGGCTCTCCTTGGTCGACTTCGGCATGATCGCCGAGGAGTTGGGCCGCTCGCCGGTGGGCCACTACGTGTTCAACTGCCAGGCGCCCGACGCCGGCAATATGGAGATTTTGATCGAGCACGCCACCGACGAGCAGCGCGCGAAATACCTCGACCCGCTGGTGCGCGGCGAGATCCGCAGCTGCTTTTCGATGACCGAGCCGGAGTATGCCGGCGCCAACCCCACCCAGATGGGAACCACGGCGGTCAAAGACGGCGACGAGTACGTCATCAACGGGCGCAAGTGGTTCACCTCGTCGGCCGACGGCGCGAGCTTCGCGGTGGTCATGGCGGTGACCAACCCGGAGGCGGAGTCGCGCTATATGAAGGCGAGCCAGATCTTGGTGCCCACCGACACCCCCGGCTTCAACCTGGTGCGCAACATCTCGGTGATGGGCGAGCCGGGCGACGACTACGCCAGCCACGCCGAGATCGTCTACGACGACTGCCGCGTGCCCATCGACAACCGGCTGGGCCCGGAGGGCGCCGGCTTCATGATCGCCCAGCAACGTCTGGGACCGGGGCGCATCCACCACTGCATGCGCTGGATCGGCATCTGCGAGCGCGCCTTCGAGCTGATGGTCGAGCGCGCCGCCACCCGCGAGCTGTATCCGGGCACGATGCTGGGCGACAAGCAGATGGTCCAGGCCAAGATCGCCGACAGCCGCGCCGAGATCGACGCCGCCCGCATGCTGGTGCTGCGCACCGCCTGGGAGATCGAGAGGAGCGGCCAGAAGGCCGCGCGCATCCAGATTTCGGCCATCAAGTTCTACGTGGCCAACGTCCTGCAAAACGTGCTCGACCGCGCCATTCAGGTCCACGGCGGCCTGGGCGTGACCGACGACACGCCGCTGGCCTATTGGTTCCGCCACGAGCGGGCCGCGCGCATTTACGACGGGCCGGACGAGGTGCACAAGTCGCAGGTGGCGAAGAAAGAGTTGGCCAAGTATCGGGAGGACAAATGA
- a CDS encoding SDR family oxidoreductase → MSDYRSILRDDIFAGKTAIVTGGGSGIGRCISHELAHLGAHVVLVGRTQEKLENVAAEIEEDGGEASWETCDIREEERVKEVIASVVEARGRIDILVNNAGGQFAAPLVGISKKGWDAVVGTNLTGGFLMAREVFDQSMKEGGGAIVNIVADMWKGMPGMGHSGAARAGMMNFTKTAAVEWAATGVRVNAVAPGWIASSGMDTYPDYVKATIPSLRENVLMKRLGTEAEVSAAVCFLLSPAAAFITGQTLAVDGGAPLYPGNFPIPEHDASEAFNGFHRSSIPEFLREYVEKGEEG, encoded by the coding sequence ATGTCCGATTACCGATCGATTCTTCGCGACGACATCTTTGCCGGCAAGACCGCCATCGTGACCGGCGGGGGCAGCGGCATTGGCCGCTGTATTTCGCACGAGCTCGCCCATCTGGGGGCGCACGTGGTGTTGGTGGGCCGCACCCAGGAGAAGCTCGAAAACGTGGCCGCCGAGATCGAAGAGGACGGCGGCGAGGCAAGCTGGGAGACGTGTGACATCCGTGAGGAGGAGCGCGTCAAGGAAGTCATCGCCAGTGTGGTCGAGGCGCGCGGGCGCATCGATATTCTGGTGAACAACGCCGGCGGGCAATTCGCCGCGCCGCTGGTGGGCATCTCTAAGAAGGGTTGGGACGCCGTGGTGGGGACCAACCTGACTGGCGGGTTTTTGATGGCGCGCGAGGTGTTCGACCAGTCGATGAAAGAGGGCGGCGGGGCCATCGTCAACATCGTGGCCGACATGTGGAAGGGGATGCCCGGTATGGGGCATTCGGGCGCGGCGCGCGCCGGCATGATGAACTTCACCAAGACGGCGGCCGTCGAGTGGGCGGCGACCGGGGTGCGCGTCAACGCGGTGGCGCCCGGTTGGATCGCGTCGTCGGGCATGGATACCTACCCCGACTACGTCAAAGCGACGATTCCCTCGTTGCGCGAAAACGTGCTCATGAAGCGCCTCGGCACCGAGGCCGAGGTCAGCGCGGCGGTCTGCTTTTTGTTGTCGCCCGCGGCGGCGTTCATCACCGGCCAGACCCTGGCCGTCGACGGTGGCGCGCCGCTGTACCCGGGCAATTTTCCGATTCCCGAGCACGACGCGTCCGAGGCGTTCAACGGGTTTCACCGCTCGTCGATCCCGGAGTTTTTGCGGGAGTATGTGGAGAAAGGTGAGGAAGGGTGA